The genomic window ATGTCTGTGACTTGAATATTAGGTAGTTGTGATATACACGGGGAACTTGTCGGCAATAGTCCCTTTGGATGACCAGCTGATGACGTCAGCGCATATGCGTTACTGACGTTGGGTGATGGAGGTTTCACATTGTAGGCAGACAGGTGCTGTACGTGTCTCAGAAAACTCCAATCGAAACTAACTGAAAACCAACAAGCCTCTTATTAAAACGGCAGCAATCTTCAGTCTTCATTCAAAGTTGTCATGCATTAAAATTTTTGCTCGCATGAATTAAACCTCATATttctaaatgtgaaaaataaattaaaaacaaatctctGAATCTATATTTATCTTTGGGGTGTATTGAGATTTGTATCTTGGTAAGCAGATCCGTAACTACGCAGAAATACCTCTGACAGTGACAGTGAACGACAATCTGCAGGCGATTACATAAAACTGAATTTCTAGAGAAATCTAAATGCGTAGGCTACCTCTGAGTGTGCACACACCTGAGAATTCTAGCGTTTTGACTGGCGTGCTGTAAACACGCACAGCTCGGCTGGATCTCGGAACcacctaaaacatttttacgtttgtttgtttgtttgtttttctacactGTCGTGGCGGATCTCCAAATGCTTGTGAAGACGCATCTACGGATATGGGTTCTGTTGCCCTGACTCAGGACTCACAGGCTCACGCTGCCGGGATGACATGCCGTAGTAATGCTGTGCTGCTGATGCTGTGCACACCGCACTGGGCTCTCCTCAGCCAATCACGTCAGCTGACGGCGGGAGGAGGCGGGGGAAGCGTCGGTCACAGCTAACGGACCGCGGAGCAGGTCACATTCTTCGTCCGTCGAATTGCGGCATACCGTTCGGGATAATGGACTTGTAACTGGGCgatttaaacacaaaaatcattACCCTAAGGCGCAGTATAATTTTCATTTAGCTCTTATCCATGAGATTCTTCAGGCTTACCTTCAAGTGCTTCGTGGACTGCTTTTGAATCTCCTCCTGTCAACGGCTGAACTGACCGCGGCGCTTTGTGAAATTTTCCATCTCTTGGCTGAGCTGAGGGGTTCCAACGTGAagcaattgaaaaaaaaaaaactgagattttttttcaagaaGGAGAAATAACAAACTCAGAagatcaaaaaagaaaaaaaaaaggaaaaaaagagacaactGGAGCACTGAACAGTGTGGTTGCATCTCCCTGTCTGCCTCTCTGAGCCCGCCGGGTGCCTTCTTTGGCCAGGCATTTAAAAACTTCAGCTGCTTCTGGCTAAATAAAAACAGCCAGCTTgcgcttttaaaaaaaaaaaatatatatatatatatatatatatatatacacatacatatatctatctatctatatatatatatatatatatatatacatttttttgtgcCGCCACTCAGCAGTATGTCACCTGAGTTGGAAGAGAACAGCCAAGGTGAGTATGACGTACGACCTCCACTGCTTAAAAATGACTTCTTAGGTAGGGTACCATATGAGTCAGCCACTagctaaaaacataaacacaagtaGGTGAATTAAAGCATCCCTGCTTCTGCCACAGTTTTAACATTATTGGATGACGATAAAAGCTTCCACACACCAGCTGCGCTTAACCTGCTTCAAATCTATTATTTTACTGCATCATGCTTGTACAgagaggaaatataaataaacatgggACCAGAAGCCAGTCATTTAAGGGTATTTGAGTCTCTAAGGCTACATCTCTAAGCCAGTGTAGCCTTAGAGATGTTCACTGGTGGTGAATACAGAAGACCCTCATGTCAGGGTATAGTCATTCAGCGTTCAGCTTATGAATTTAATGTGCCTCAAGGATATGATGCAAAATACTTAGATCTGTGGTGAAGACAGACAGTGTATACCTGTGTTGCCCGCCAGGTGCCTTCTTGGCcaagcattttaaaaacttcAGCTGTCTCTGCATTATGTCCTTAAGGCATGGCCATTTTATTTAAGGGCAGATTTTTTCTTGACTGGAAGCTGTTCCTCACACAGATGATTCTTCAACCACAGAGCAACCTTAAAAGAGAGGTTGCTCTGTATATGCTCACATCCCTTACCTTCCCCACTCTTTTCTCATCCTCTGCTCACACACCCCCTCAAAACTGCTCTGATCTGGATTCAGCTGCCTTTGAATCCAGCAAAGAGCGGCTCACTCTAATATTGTGGAAAGACACTAAGAGCCAcgttgcatttgtgtttgagtgGCGcatgagaaagaagaaaagctttGTAAGTAGCAGGGGAGCTTGAGCTGTACCTTGAGGCGGCTTTATGCCGTGTTGTACCGCAGCACGCTAATCAGTCTGtctgtgagacagagagaatgAACATCGGGGGAGGGTGCAGTGATGACAGTATAACTGCAACTGAATGTGGGCAGTTTGCAAAAACAAATCTCATGTATGTGTATATTAAGATGTATTACACTCCTGTTACCGCTGGGGGGGAAAGTACGTAATAACTGGCCAAGCTTGCATTGACTATTTTAATGAATGGAAAGCGTgcagcctctctttctctctattcAGCACGAGTGTGGCCTAAGAGACCAGAGCTTGTCTGTCCCCAGTGCTGACGTGTGATGTAAAGATCTGAAACTGTATACTTGCCAGATGATGTGTTGTAATATTTTATGCTGTTGTTATATTAATGCCATTTAGTCATTTCCATatctttgtgcttgtttttgaatCAACCCTGTTCTTCTGTCCAGGTGAAATCAGTGTTCCCCAGCTGGACGCAGGGATACTGTCTGAGGAGGAGGGCAGCGCATCAGCTCGCCCTCTGGTGCCTGTGCCTGGGGTGGGCTCAGGGTGCGATGACGGCGGAGGGGGTGGCCCAACGCAGACCCAGGACGATACTGCGGCTGGAAATGGGTCTGTAACAGTACCAGCAGCGGAGAGAGAAACCTGGACCAGACAAATGGACTTCATCATGTCCTGTGTGGGTTTTGCTGTTGGCTTGGGCAACGTGTGGCGGTTCCCTTACCTGTGCTACAAAAATGGAGGAGGTGAGCTCCCAGAGCACTGTGTAAATGTACTCTGAGTAAAACGTTAAGTGTGTATGACTGAGCAGCAGCATGGTGGCTCTGTGTTTAACACTGCTGCAGAGGGCAAGAAGGTTACAGGTGCAAACCTGCTGGTTGGCTTTCCGTATGCATTATCTTCCTAGCACAGATGAGAGACACGCATGTTTGGCTAATTAGCGATTCTAAATTGGTAGTAGATGTCTCTGTTGGACTGGCACCCTTTATCCTCCAACTGTTGTCTGGTGGGATAGGTTCCAGCCATAGCATAAAATAGATAAATGACTGGTATTAAAAGCTAAGGAAAAAAAGCTACCACTAAGAAAAAAGCTTCCATAAGAGAAAGTTAGGGTCCAGTTTGAATACATTGAAgctcttttcttttaatgcaTTCTTCATGGATGCATCATTTAAAATAACCAATTTAGGAGCTCCTTCACTTCACACTACTGGTGCCATCTGCAAAGATTATACCAAAATTATACCATGATAATTGCCCTTGTATAGCAAAGAAAAGGTGGCTCAGCTATCAGCCCTGAGGGTCACAATGCTGGTGAAAAAGTCCAGCATTTAGCCACGAAACCACCATGGGACTAAGTCCTTACTGACCTCtttataattattaaaataCTATGAATACAATATTCAGCAACAAGAAATTCAACAATTTCCATGGTGATATGAATAAAGTATTTATCCATCTGTGTAtctatttataaaatattatttaatgcaaaaaagATTACGAGTTACAATTAGCTTGGTATCAAAATGAAACGTCTATTTAAAAAAGAGattctggggaaaaaacaaagtttctCAGTAATCCTTTAAAGTATGATCCTCTAACTGAACGATCATTCAGCAGTGAAAATAAACTCAGATAGGCAGAAGGACAACCGTGAAAGTCAATGCGATGAGATAAAGTTAGACAAAGCAGGGCCTGCGTGGCTGTGAACACGTAGCTCAAAAGCCATGCCCCATCATGTGATATCGCCATATTTATTATAGCTGCCTGTTGCTTCATAGGCAGACTTAGGCCGAGCTGCACTACGATCTTCCTCTTCCTTATGTTGGCATATGATGTTATTTGAGCTGTTCCAAGTCCTCCTTTCATCTGTGCCAACTTTGTTCCCTCGTTACCTGACCTGACTGCAGCTTTTGGCCTAGACTTTTTCCTTATCTCTCTTATCTCTGCCCTACccacttttcattttattatgaGGTGTTTAGTtgaagtaaaactaaatgaGAGACTGTGTGTCTTAGTCCAGCCCTTTTTGTCTCCCATCTATGTGTCTTGTGACGAGTGGCTCTGATACCCACCTTCTGGTATCATATAACAATAGCCTGCCTCACACAGTCCACCCCCCTGTGTTCCTGCCCAGCGCTCATGAGACAAACAAAGGTGCTCTTTCCCACCCGCCTGCTGATAAGGAGGCATATGGATATGTCACACAATAACCGTCCTGTGACTGCGCCCCGTCCTTTCCCTCCGCGTCAGCGCAGTAACATCCGCTATAGTACTTCACTTTCCACCTTTGACCAACCCAGGGTACACCTTGTAACTCAACAAAAAGTATCCGATAAGAGCTGAGGCTTTAAGTGAGCACTGCTTGTTGGTGAAACAAGGACACGCTCCTCTGGAGACAATAACAGGTGAATACACAAAATTATTGCCCAGACAATCTCATCGATTTATTTGTAACCCAGCTGTTAGGCCTGATGTGTCCGGTTTAGCTATGATTAGAGAGGATTTACTTAAGCCTATTAAGGATGCAGTTGCGTGATGATTTGGCCAATTTGTTTGGGTATGTCAGCACAAGAATTTTCTCCACTCATTCCATTCAGTCGTCCTATCGcatctttctccccttctctctcttttcctctttctgcaTCTCTCTCAGTCTCCCACCCCTTTCTCTCTTAGACTCTCGCTCACGAATGTTTCCTTATATGGCTACAGCCCTCTCCTCTCAGAGAATcacataaagaaaaatgaagcgGATGAGAGAGAAATTGTAAAGCATTTGCACAGCGAACCAGGTCAATGCCTTTGTGtgtcatttttgttatttgttgaaCCTCTGACACGTTGATGTCCCAATTTTTCTGCCAGCCTCTCCGGTAATCTGTCCATCTTTCCCTCCTTTCTTCTTGGCCTCTTTCTGCTCTGCGTCATAGCTGGTCATGTGACTCCACTCCCATCTGCACGCTGTGGTGGCATAACCGAGTTATGTTTATTACTATTCCACCCAAATCATTGCAGGTAGATACAGGGAAGTAAATTCCTTGTGCTGCCTTTTTTGCACCTTTTTGCtatgttttcttcttcctcatcaGAGTAGGCTACAGTGTGAGAATTCAAAATGAAGTTATTTATAGAAAACACTTGCTCTGAGCCAGCTGCTGCcgatcaaaacaaaacaagtcctAGATGTCTCTATCAGGACTAATAATTCCCATCTGAGTCCACTGTCGTCTCACATTCCCATTTTTCTGTCTCCTCACCTTGCAGTTTTTGAGTTCAAGGACAAACTAGTGCAGTTGCCTCTGCACGCGGGAGACATTGTCTCCCACACTGACTTTCAGCGCAGCTTTTATCTGTGGGCttgtctgtcctcctccctgACTCCCCCCCCGTGTTCTGTGTTGCTTCTTCCTCCTTTTAACCGTTTCTTCTTGAGCTGAACGTTTaattacactgtgtgtgtgcacattctTAAAGACATTAAACATGACTTTCATGTCACGTTTTCTGCCTGTTTCATTGTCACACATATTCAAAGAGCCTGAATTTGTTAATGCTGCAGTTGAAATTagaataaattataatatgaattagttgaatttaatgttaatgatatAATTAGTTGAAGATTTGAAGATATTAATGAATAGCATTTAATTGTCTCTAAATATGCTTCCTAGCATAATGTCTGTGGGAGTGCGGCTTTgctaattttctttttcaaagtcaGTCCTTGgtctatttacatttttaaacatgaaaaaattaaGTAATGTATTTCTCCAAAGTTTCTCATAGTTGTTTAATTTAGCACATGAGGCATTCATTGTGTTTATTAAACAATATTAATATTACAATAGTACAGTATTGAACACTGTTTCTACCTGTCCGTGATGAATATGAGTGCCGTGTGTTGCAGGGGTTTTCCTGATCCCTTACTTGTTGATTGTGTTCATCGGGGGCATCCCAGTTTTCTTCCTGGAGATTGCCCTGGGACAGTTCATGAAGCAGGGAGGGGTCTCTGCCTGGAACATCGCACCCCTCTTTAAAGGTACGTGCAACACATTTATCTGAAAAGCTATAAATCTAGCCACCATTTTTTGATTTAGAGCTCACCTCTCCTCCTTCATTAGGTCTGGGCTTGGCCTCAATGGTGATCGTGTTCTTCTGTAACACCTACTATATCATGATCCTGGTGTGGGGCCTCTActttctctttcactctttcaCTAACCCACTGCCCTGGGCCACCTGCGGACACCCCTGGAACACCCCCAACTGTACACAGGACTTTCGACGCACCTGCCACAACCGCAGTACTGCCCAGCCTGCTCTACCATCGTCTGCCGCCACCAACTCCAGCCTCTTCTCCTCCGCATCTCCGCTGAACCTCTCCTCAGCCCAGCTCCTCCTCAATGGCAGCTGCATGGATGCTGAGGGCCTGCGTTCTCCTGTCATTGAGTTTTGGGAGTATGTCATCCCTTGATTAAGCAGGCTTTCTGCAGTTTTTAAGTACATTTTTAAGGCTGTGcacacaggttttttttttaccagttgcAAAATGCATCTTATTTTAAGTTTTGCTGGCATTTATATGCCATTTGCAGGATGTATAAGGAAATATAGTTTCAATTGAAATCCAGCTGTGCACTTTATATTTGAACATTATTTACCTCATAGctttaaatgtctttgttgtgtttggaaacaatgtttttcacatcttttgttctttcttctaGACGTAAAGTGCTTCGTCTGTCTGGAGGGCTGCACGAGCCCGGTGATATAAGCTATGAGATGGTGCTGTGTCTTATAGCCACCTGGATCATTGTTTACTTCTGTATGTGGAAAGGAGTTAAATCTACTGGCAAGGTAAAGTATTTTCTGCCTGTGCAATACAAAATACATAATGTTACAGGGCTGAGTGCAGATTAATATTTATATCCGTTAGTATGCTGCACATAAAAGGTTGTCAGGGATCATGGAGTGCAGTCTAATGTTTGAACGGCTTCATGGAAAGATTTAAATAATTGCAGCATTTTTGCCCTTTGACCCCAAATCAGCTTTAGTGTAATGTGGGGATCAGTGTCTAGACTGAAACACAAATTACTCTAAATATATGCATACTCTTGTTCTTTTAAAAGTTAGTCATATTCTGTATATCTTTTCACTCGGGCTGCAATCCCTAAATCTTTATTATGTAACACTCCGCATACAGACTGCTCAGCCTTccgttttgtaaaaaaaaaagcccattcCTCATTCTTTTGAATCTCCTTATGCTGTAGCATAttgagatgtgtgtgtttgcatactTGTGTCTCCAGAGTAGCCAAAGCTCatagaaagaggggaaaaataaTGAAAGCCACTGAGCCAGCCAGCTATAAGCCGATTAGTAACTTTCCACCATGTTTGAAAGCTGGAAAGGGGCTTTTCTGTCCATGTTCTCCCCTAGATCAAGGCAAATATGTGCTTTCTCACTGCTTTGCTCTCACCATACTGAAGCTTGGACTTGATTTTTCTATAAGGTAGCAAGGTAGCAAGCTGTGACTTTCTCTGTATAATGTGACAAAGACTGCATTCTGAAAAGGACTGCCAAAACCCCCTGCTATTGCAGGAGGTTTACAAAATATCTGGCTTTCCATTTACAGGCTACCTTTTCTCCAAAGTAATATGACAGGCCTCATTACACATCTACTACAGGAAGGACCTAATGGGCTTCTACTTATGACACGAGTATTTGCAAAGCAGGTAATTGTTTAatcaaagtgataaaaacatgCTTAGGCCCAGCTAGATAAGCTGATGAACCATGTTGATAAGCATTAAGCATTTCCAGCTAACCTGTTCATTTAATATGAGGGGCCCaactgtttagttttctccTTTCACTCAATGCAAGTTACTGCACAGTCTTCAAACTTGACCTCCCCACCCCAAGTATGTCCCAGAAATGTTCCTAAAAGTATTTAGAGGTGTGCTTAACAGGTCTTGTTTTTATCTCTCTGCAGGTTGTGTACTTCACAGCTCTCTTCCCTTACCTGGTTCTGGTTGTTCTTCTTGCCCATGGGGTCACTCTGCCTGGAGCATTGGATGGCATTGTTTATTACCTGAAACCAGACTGGTCCAAACTGGGAGAAGCACAGGTTTAACTTTTGCATAAGCTTTGCTTTGGATAAGAACTGTTCAAATGACATCTAAGAAATGTAAGTCAAAACAAATTTGGGGGGAAATTACTCACACGTGTCTTTTCTATAATAGGTGTGGATAGATGCCGGCActcagatttttttctcctaTGCCATCGGACTAGGTGCCCTGACTGCGCTGGGTAGCTACAATCGCTTCCATAACAACTGTTACCAGTGAGTTTATACACAACATAGAATCAGACGCTACTGTCACTGAAAGGGGGCCAAAATCAGCACAAAGTCATAGCCTGAATCTGCATTCTGCTTCATGTGACTGTGGACTTCAGTactaaaataaaccaaaaaaaaatgtatttccactACAAATAGGCTTTCTTTCACTATACACCCAATGACAGGGAGAAGCGCAACCTCAGTCTGACCTTGCTAATGATCACATGAAGACCCAAAAAGATCTGAAACATTCCCTCACTTGCACTTTGAATGCTTTATTGTAAGATCTGATCTTTTCTCTGAACACCACTATGACTATTAGACTAAAACACTGTGCATTAGAAGTCTGATCGAAGATTCACAGTCATAAATAGTCGTAAATATATAAGAGATCTATTTTATCTTCAAGCAAACACCCCTTTATGCATTTCCAACAAATGTAGAATATCAAGTATGCACTCAATGAAAACTCTCACATGGCTTCAATGAAAGTTTTCATTGGTTTGTAAGCTTGCATATGTTTAGCCAGAAGAGACAGATACGTAAACCTATTAAGAGCCTTTTGAGGTATTTGGCTACACAGTAGTAAcaaggattttatttttgtaaatctcAAGCACGTACTTATTTAGAGGGCACTTAACGGTATGGgccacatttttttcctctcttgacCACAAGTTGAAAAATGAGTTCACATGAGAGCTTTTCAGCCCTGTTTCTTACACACATTAAAGTAGGCCCAGAAATAGATGGCAAGATTTCTATAAGCTATTCTTAGAGTTCAGCATGTAGTATATTTTGCATCTGGGTTACAGATTTCTTGCTTTAAAAGTAAAGCAAACATAGCTTGATTAATGATCTGTTTAGGGATCAAACTATCAGCATCTCCACCTGTTGGTTCACCACTTATATGCCCCAAAGTGCACACACTGCCATAAGAGAATCTTTTACTGACTCAGGTGTGAATTGTTTAGAATATAGCAGTCAAAGGTCACAGTCCTTGTGACCTCGCAAAACATATTCCTGGCCATAATGCAATAATTCCTCTGCTGATTCATATAAACACAGCCTAAGAATGCTAGCTGTGCACAAAAACAGCCAAGTAGTGATGCAAGCAAGAATAACTGGATATTTCCATATATATCATTTAATATTTATGATCATTTGACATATCTCTTCAAGCTATGAcaggaaaatgcagttttatcgAGCAGTTTCTGGTGCCTAAGTTGCAAAGAAACAGCACACTGTTTTGCACCAAAGTCCTGGTCCAACCAACCTTTTGGCTATGAGGGCAAAAACCTCACACATGCAAGGGGGTGAGAACCGGCCAGTGAAATTTGCCCCTGTAGTGATGCTggcaattattttatttttagcctgTGGCGATAACCTGTTCTGGATTGAGCTTGATAAACCACTTATTGAGCTTTTTTCAAAAGTTTAATCATTTACAAGCGTGCTACAGGTATAGATACaggtatgtatttttttttgcctcgCTAGCCAACACAGGAATTTCAAAAACGGACACAGAGTGAAGTCTTCAAGGGAAAAAttcatataaaataaagaaataacagaTATAAATGACagacaaaatacagtttttttgAAAGTCCATCTATAAGTTGTGGAATATtaggaaatgtaaataaagttttagaCATTTATTGTAGATAAAGTTAACATCACTTTTTAATAACCAAAAGATGAACAGTTCTagtattttataaaaaataagtaGTTTATTAGAGTGAGTGATTGGATCCTCTGAATATACTTACACAGTGTTTACACATAAATAGtaagctaaaaaacaaaagtaaagttAGGCGTGGTTTTAGATAGATGGTAGCAGCTCTGTTATGTTGAGTATAACTTTTTAAATTCAGCATTTAACAGCCATGTTTCCTGGTGTGTGATGACAGTTACAGCCTCAAAGAGCGGCTCCATAAAGAgcgggcagggatagctcagtaggtaaagcgGTTGCCCCGTGATCGGAAGGCCAGGGGTTCGAATCccctgaacggctaccctgaggtacccttgAGCAAGGCACCATGCCCACacgctgctccccgggcgctgcactggtggctgcccactgagtgaatgggttaaatgcagagaagaatttccccacggggatcaataaaagtgtacattattattataactttAAGTTGTTTGAACAGGTGGGGTCTTATTACGGACTGCTTTCTTAAAACAAACTGTCATTCTGACTTGTTTTGATTGTTTACATCCACACACATGCTTTTGTGCGCTGCCTCAGATTCGTACAGATAGTGTTGACTGAATGGACTGAATTGCTGTTGAAAGCATTTGTGTAACAGTGTTATAATAATCATCACAATGCAACTGCTGTTTGTACATTCTTCATATCAGTCAGCATTCTTGGTTAGACTTGTCAGAATAAACAAAGGAATCCTGCTCACCGTGTAGGCAGATAACAGAGACGTTGTTGACGTAATACTCATTCGAATCTCCTAACATCACTGCATCATAGATATCGGatattttcctttcattctgtATCATCCGTGACCTTGAGACAGGCTTCTTTGCTCTCTATTCTCCACCTGACAACTGCAAAGACAACATCTGCTTTTAGAGAAATTGCTATTGATCCCCAGTTTAGCTTCCCGGCCCATCTCTACTCTCTATGCCAGTGTCTTGAGTCTCTGACACAGGCCTTATGTTACAGCACAATATAATGCATCCTTCtatctcatttcatttattttatgtgatagttgccttgttttttttcttcttctctgtatttctgtgtaGGGATGCATTTGTGCTCGCTCTCATCAACAGTGGAACCAGTTTCTTTGCCGGCTTTGTGGTATTCTCTGTGCTGGGTTTCATGGCTACAGAACAAGGAGTGGACATCAGTAAAGTAGCCGAGAGTGGTATGAATACACCTTCCCCGCTGAAACGCTGTGCAATTTGTATTAAGTAATAAGCATCACCAGTGAGAGCCACATGTCCACAGTGATGGCTCTGTTTCTTAATGTGCAGGTCCAGGCCTGGCCTTTATAGCCTATCCCAAGGCTGTGACTCTGATGCCTCTGGCACCGCTCTGGGCAGcacttttcttcttcatgttactcataCTGGGGCTGGACAGTCAGGTACTAATGACTGACTTTCCTTTATATcataattttggagaaagaactCATCTTACACAAGATATATACTAATTTTACTTGAATCTTacgtgcttttattttttggtgTCAATCTAattccttctctttttctatCATTCTTTCATTCaccaaagagagacagaaacagcCTGAAATACCAGTTTTAGGATTGCATTTCTCAGCTGCCtgtttgttgtgtgtctgtttgagcCACTGCCTACATCCATTGTTTTACAGCCCAGGGATTTGTCAATGAGCTTCTGTGTGATTCACACAGAGAGCGTCTGTCTGCTCTCCATTCATTTACTCTCATTTTCAAttctctcccttttctttcccttctttttttttttaactggcaTAGCCTATGAATATCCTGCCATCTCtgttaaataatgtaaaaatagcTTCGCAGCTGTTATCTGCTCCACTCTTTATGGTTGCTGTAATATGTTTCGAAGAGATACGCATAAGCATTCTTTAACAGGGAGACGGCTCATGATAAAATGCTCACTTGCAAACTTTTAAGTGTCACTTCACTGCATCTGATGTACAACGATTGTCTGAAAGAGGAGTTTATAGAGTAGTTGGTGGGATGACACAGCGTCCACCTCTGTACTGGAAACAAGAACTAGCTCATTTCTGCACCTTTATGGATATTTTTGTGTGATATTTAATGTGTCTGTGATATCAGACAAAaatactaacacacacagagtcgAAGAATTCTCATTCACTTTTGTTCCTCTACGTTCCCtctttttcatttccagtttGTCGGGGTTGAGGGTTTGATAACGGGAATCATGGACATGCTGCCCCCAAAATCTGCCCTGGGCTCGCTTCGGCGAGAGGTAGTAGCTGCCATCTGCTGCATCATCTGCTTCCTCATTGACATGTCCATGGTTACTGAGGTAAAGTCAAATTTTTGACTAAATGTCATTTAGTTGTATTCTTCAGAATTAGGTATTTTTCTAGTTAGCTATTTGTAGATTACTAATTATTCTAATGAGGTAGATTTAATTTCTTACCAGTCTTGTAGTAAAGATAAGTGTCCTTTATGGAGCTTCTCAACATTTGCATCATAACCTCCTTTtactaataataaaatgtgcttGTTGGAACTTGTAATTGGAACTGTAAACCACTCTTAGAAACCAACTGCTCACATATTGGCCCTTTTAGCCTTGTACCACTGCTGTGCTCCTAAATTTGTTAGAGTGAATGCATTCTGTCATTCAGACGTAGCTTTCACTTTAGATTTGTGGAAAGATTAACGGAAGGAACTGCATGTCTGAAATGGGTTATGAATTATTAAAAGGATGGTTCTGATGGTCTTCTGCTCTCACCGTTTCTATCAGGGAGGGATGTATGTCTTCCAGCTGTTTGACTACTACTCTGCCAGTGGCATCACATTGTTGTGGCAGGCCTTCTGGGAGTGTGTGGTGGTTGCATGGGTGTATGGTGAGACAGCgctgcacaaacacagcacaaatTATACAAACTGCACTGTCCAGGGTATTCTCACAACATCCTTACATTACCCTGTCAGGCGCAGACCGTTTCATGGACGATGTGGCTCGTATGATCGGCTATCAGCCCCTACCCTATATGAAGTGGTGTTGGTCCTACATCACACCTTTTGTCTGTGTGGTACGTgctacttcatttttttttaagtaaactgTATCTGCAAGTGGAAAACTAGTAATATCTTGGCATTCATATAGGGAGTGTTCCTGTTCCATGTGGTTAACTACAAGCCCCTGACCTACAACACAGTGTACACATACCCCATCTGGGGTGAAGCACTTGGCTGGGCGCTGGCCCTATCCTC from Astatotilapia calliptera chromosome 20, fAstCal1.2, whole genome shotgun sequence includes these protein-coding regions:
- the LOC113013464 gene encoding sodium- and chloride-dependent creatine transporter 1, giving the protein MSPELEENSQGEISVPQLDAGILSEEEGSASARPLVPVPGVGSGCDDGGGGGPTQTQDDTAAGNGSVTVPAAERETWTRQMDFIMSCVGFAVGLGNVWRFPYLCYKNGGGVFLIPYLLIVFIGGIPVFFLEIALGQFMKQGGVSAWNIAPLFKGLGLASMVIVFFCNTYYIMILVWGLYFLFHSFTNPLPWATCGHPWNTPNCTQDFRRTCHNRSTAQPALPSSAATNSSLFSSASPLNLSSAQLLLNGSCMDAEGLRSPVIEFWERKVLRLSGGLHEPGDISYEMVLCLIATWIIVYFCMWKGVKSTGKVVYFTALFPYLVLVVLLAHGVTLPGALDGIVYYLKPDWSKLGEAQVWIDAGTQIFFSYAIGLGALTALGSYNRFHNNCYQDAFVLALINSGTSFFAGFVVFSVLGFMATEQGVDISKVAESGPGLAFIAYPKAVTLMPLAPLWAALFFFMLLILGLDSQFVGVEGLITGIMDMLPPKSALGSLRREVVAAICCIICFLIDMSMVTEGGMYVFQLFDYYSASGITLLWQAFWECVVVAWVYGADRFMDDVARMIGYQPLPYMKWCWSYITPFVCVGVFLFHVVNYKPLTYNTVYTYPIWGEALGWALALSSMLCIPVTVLYKLLRCKGSLRERWQHLTTPVWGRHHLEYLAPESEAKLLPPAGTKGTLLFESVI